A single region of the Leptothrix cholodnii SP-6 genome encodes:
- a CDS encoding heavy-metal-associated domain-containing protein: MIAFEVQDMSCGHCVASITKAVQALDAQAQVQIDLPRHLVQVQAGRSDAAQIEAAIRDAGFTPVPVQAA, encoded by the coding sequence ATGATTGCCTTTGAAGTCCAGGACATGAGTTGCGGCCACTGCGTCGCCAGCATCACGAAGGCCGTGCAGGCGCTCGACGCCCAGGCGCAGGTCCAGATCGACCTGCCCCGCCACCTGGTTCAGGTGCAGGCCGGCCGCAGCGACGCCGCTCAGATCGAGGCGGCCATCCGCGACGCCGGCTTCACGCCGGTGCCGGTTCAGGCGGCCTGA